The Candidatus Binatus sp. sequence CTTTGAAGGCGTATGCACCGGCGCCGCGGACGGATACGGGCGCATGGCCGAAAAGCCGGCGCTGACGCTGCTTCATCTCGGTCCCGGCTTCGCCAACGGAATCGCCAATCTGCACAACGCGCGCCGCGCGCGATCGCCAATCGTGAATCTGATCGGCGATCAAGCGACCTGGCACGTCGGCGCGGACGCTCCGCTCACGTCGAATATCGTTTCGCTGGCGACGCCGGTCTCCGGATGGATTCGCAGCGTGCGCAGCGCGGCTTCGCTCGCAGGCGCGGCTGCCGATGCGATCGCGGTGGCGGGTCACGCGCCGGGACAGATCGCGACGCTGATCATTCCATCGGATTGCCAGTGGGATCCGGCCGAGTCGGCGGCGGCTCCGATCGAAGCGCCCGCGCCGCCGGCGGTCTCCGAATCGGCGGTGAAGCAAACTGCCCAGATGATGCGCAAAGCCATGCGCGTCGCGATCCTGCTGGGCGGCACGGCGCTGCGCGAGCGAGGACTCAAGGCCGCGGCTCGAATCGTCGCCAAGTCAGGATGCAATCTAATCGCCGAGACGTTTCCGTCGCGAGTCGAACGCGGCGTCGGCATGCCTGCCGTCGATCGTCTTCCTTACTTCCCCGAGCAGGCGCTCGAGACGCTGAAGCCATTCGACCTGATCGTGCTGGCCGGCGCGAAGAAGCCGGTCGCGTTTTTCGGCTATCCGAACCTGCCGAGCTATCTCGTTCCCGAAGGTGCGTCGCTCGCGAACCTGGCCGAGCCGACCGACGATGTGCCCGCGGCGCTCGAAGCGCTCGCGAGTGAACTCGGCGCGCCGGTTGCGGTGTCTTTGCCGTCGAAGGCAGCGCGCGCTGAGCGGCCGTCGGGCAAGCTCGACGCGACGGCGGCGGGCGCGGCGATCGCCTGCACGATGCCCGAGCGTTCGATCGTGATGGACGAAGCCGCGACCACTGGACTGCCGTTCTTCAACGCGTCGGCGAATGCGCCTGCGCATACCTATCTCGCGCTCACTGGCGGCGCGATCGGACAGGGGCTCCCGTGCGCGACCGGCGCCGCGGTCGCGTGCCCTGATCGTCGGGTTATCGCGTTCCAGGCCGACGGCAGCGGGATGTACACCGTCCAATCGCTGTGGACGCAGGCGCGCGAATCGCTGAACGTCACCACCGTGCTGTGCAACAACCACAGCTACCGGATTCTGCAGGTCGAGTTGGCGCGCGCGGGCATCAAGGAGCCCGGTCCCAAGGCGCGCTCGCTCACCGATTTGTCGAATCCCGACATCGATTGGTCGATGATTGCGCGCGGGCTCGGCGTTCCGAGCGTGCGCGTCGAGACCGCCGAGGCGCTGACGAAAGAACTCGAGCGCTCGTTCGCGACGCCGGGTCCGTATCTGATCGAGATGTTGCTCTAGTTTTTCGGCAGCTTCGATATGGCCGGATCAATCCGGCCGGTTTGTTGAAAACCGATTGGCGCGCCGCCTTGCCTGCTCCATCGATTCGTCGTTTCCATCGCGATCGCGCGTTCGAAGTCGGCCATCGTCACCGGCCCTTTGCCTTCGCGTGAGAGCGCGATTCGCGCGGCGTTGAGCACCACGTTTTTGATTTCACCGCCGGTGAGATCGCAAGCCGCGAGTTTCTCAACATCAACGTCGAGCATCGGCAGCTTGTCGGGGATCATCCGCCGCCAGATT is a genomic window containing:
- a CDS encoding acetolactate synthase large subunit, encoding MNGAESLIRTAIAAGVEVCFANPGTTEMPLVAALDSVEGLRAILGLFEGVCTGAADGYGRMAEKPALTLLHLGPGFANGIANLHNARRARSPIVNLIGDQATWHVGADAPLTSNIVSLATPVSGWIRSVRSAASLAGAAADAIAVAGHAPGQIATLIIPSDCQWDPAESAAAPIEAPAPPAVSESAVKQTAQMMRKAMRVAILLGGTALRERGLKAAARIVAKSGCNLIAETFPSRVERGVGMPAVDRLPYFPEQALETLKPFDLIVLAGAKKPVAFFGYPNLPSYLVPEGASLANLAEPTDDVPAALEALASELGAPVAVSLPSKAARAERPSGKLDATAAGAAIACTMPERSIVMDEAATTGLPFFNASANAPAHTYLALTGGAIGQGLPCATGAAVACPDRRVIAFQADGSGMYTVQSLWTQARESLNVTTVLCNNHSYRILQVELARAGIKEPGPKARSLTDLSNPDIDWSMIARGLGVPSVRVETAEALTKELERSFATPGPYLIEMLL